A window of Nonomuraea angiospora genomic DNA:
TGCCCGACCGCGGAGGAGAACACGTCCCACCGGCCCGCCAGCAGCGCGTCCACGGTCTGCAGCCCGCTCACGGCCGGGACCGCGCCGTTGAGCGCCGCGTCCACCCGGCCGCTGCCCGGGGTGAGCTGCAGCCGGTAGAAGAACACGTAGAACGCCACCAGCGCCAGCCAGAACGTCGGGACCGAGATGCCGATGAGGCTCAGCACGCGCAGCGCGTGGTCCGACAGCCGGTCCCGGCGCAGCGCGGCGATCACCCCGAACGCCACGCCCAGCACCAGCGACACCAGGATCGCCGCCCCGGCCAGCTCCAGCGTCGCCGGGACGAACTCGGCCAGGTCCTGGCTGACCGGCCGGTGACTCTGCTGGCTGGTGCCGAGGTCGCCGTGGACCAGGCCCTGGAGGTGGAGCACGTACTGCTCCCAGAGCGGCTTGTCCAGGCCGTGCTCGGCCCGCCACTGGGCCACGATCGCCGGATCGCCCAGCGCCCGCTGGCCGAGGTTCGCGGCCACGGGGTCGCCGGGCACCAGGTTCGTCAGGACGAACGTGACGAGCGTGATGCCCCAGGCCATCAGGACCGCGAGCAGGATGCGCCGGATCAGGAAGCGTACGAGCGGATGGGTCCGTCTCGTCCGGCCCCGGCGGGCTTCGCCCGGGATGTCGGACACCTGTGAGGCTCCCTTACTTCACGCCGAGGTCGGCCACGTCCACCGTCCACACCGGGTGGTACTCGAGGCCGGTCACCGACGCCGCCGTCACGATGTTCTGGCCGGGCTGGATCAGCGGGACGAACGGGCCGGAGGCGTTCAGCTTGGTCTGCACGTCCACGTACGCGGCCTTGCGGGCGTCGTCGCCGATCGCCGTGGCGGCTTTGTCACCGGCGGCCTCGATCTCCTTGGCCGCCCCCGCCTTCCAGCCGGCCCGCAGGCCCACCGTCTTGCCCGGCAGGAACGCCAGGTAGTCGCTCGGGTCGGGGTAGTCCGGGCCCCAGTACCACAGGCCCATCTCCTCCTTGCCGTTGCGGTAGTTGTCCAGGGCCGTGGTGACCGGCGCGGGCTGCAGGTCGACCGTGATGCCGACCTCCTTGAGGTTGGCCTGGATGCGCTCGGCCAGCGGCTGGAAGGACAGGCCGTTGACGGTCAGCTCGCTCGGGTACTCCAGCTTGACGGTCGGGTTCGACACGCCGCTGGCGGCCAGCGCCGCCTTGGCGCCCTCGACGTCCCGCTTGGCCGCCTGGTCGGCGGGCAGCGCGCCGAGCAGCTGCGACGGGATGACGCCCGGCGCCTGCGCCGAGCCCTCGCCGGCCAGCTCCAGCAGCCCCGCGTAGTCGACGCCCTTGCGGACCGCCTCCACGAACTTGGGGTTGGTCGTCGTCTTGCTGATCGCCGAGTCCTGGTTGGCCAGCAGGAAGATGACGTTCGCCGAGGCGGTCTTCTTGACCTGCAGGGTCGCGGGCATGCCGGTGACCTGGTCGCCCGACAGGTTGAGGGCGATCTGGCTGTCGCCGCGCTGGACGTTCAGCTTCTGCGTGGCGGCCTCGACGTTGCGGATGACGACCTTGTCGTAGGCGGGCTTGGTGCCGTAGTACTTGGGGTTCGCCTTGAGCGTGACCTGGCTGCTCACGTTGAACGACTCGATCATGTACGGGCCGGAGCCGGCGGAGGCCGAGTTCAGGTACTGCTCGGCCTTGTCCTGGGCGTCCGTGGTGGCGCCGTGCTCCTTGGCGACCTTGCTGTTGAGGATGCCGAGGGCCGGGTTGGGCAGGATGTAGGGCAGCGCCGGGTTGGGCGCCTTCGACGTCAGCGTGATCGTCGAGTCGTCGGTCTTGGCCACCTCGACGCCGTCCAGCAGGAACGACGGCGTGCCCTTCATGTCCCGCACGCGCGTCAGCGAGAACACCACGTCGTCCGCCGTCAGCGGCGACCCGTCCGCGAACGTGGCGCCCTTCTTCAGCTTGAGCGTCAGGATCTTGCCGTCCTTGCTCAGCTCGTACGACTCGGCGAGCGCGGGCACCGGCTTGGTCACGTCGGCGCCGTCGAACGTGAGCAACGTCTCATAGACGGCCTTGCCGACGATCAGCCCCGTCGGCTCGTACGTGCGGCCCGGGTCGGCCGTCTTGAGGTCGAAGGACGTGTCGATGACGAGGGTCTTGCCCCCACCGCCGGACGCGGCGGGTGTCTGGGAGCCGCCGCCGCTACCGCAGGCGGCCAGGGCGAGTGCACCGGCGAGCAGCACAGCCGCCGTCTGCGAGCGGGTCGCCATGATGGGTCCTCCAAGATTTGGACGTTCGGCAGGAAGATGTCGAGGATTGTGCGGCAGAACGTCCAGGCACTGTGCGGTCGGTAAGACGTATATAAAGGTCGATGAGGTAATGATGAGTGAAATTTCCAGAAATGGTGTCGGCGGCGGCGGTCAGCCTGGACGGATCGGCATCGGTCTCGAGCTTGACGACATCCACATGAAGATCCTCGAGGTCCTGCGCGAGAACGGCAGGATCTCGGTGGCCGCGCTGGCCGATCGGGTGGGCATCTCCCGGGCGAACGCCTACACGCGCTTCGAGGCGCTGCGCGCCGACGGCGCGATCAAGCGCTTCACCGCGGAGATCGACCACGTGCGGGCCGGGCTCGGCATCACCGCCCTGATCTTCGTGACCGTACGCCAGCAGATGTGGAAGCAGTTCCGGGCCGAGCTGGCCCGGATGCCGGAGGTGGAGTACTGCGCGATCACCACCGGGCAGCACGACGCCATGATCCAGGTACGCGTGTCCGACGTGGCCGCCGTGCACACCATGGTGACCGACCGGCTGGCCAACATCCCGGCCGTCAAGGCGACGGAGACCGTGTTCATCCTGGACGAGGTGCTCAGGCGGCCGTACGTGCTGCCCAGCGACCGCGACCGTGATCGCGACCGGGCCCGCCCGGCCCGGCGGCCCGCCCAGGAAGGGGCGCAGGGCGGCGTGCCGCTCGGCAAGATGCGCTTCGTCGGCGCCGCCGAGGGCCGCGCCGCCCTCCGCAAGGACGACTGAGTGATCAGCCGACCTCCCTGCACACGCTCACGTGCACCGTGTCGTCCCCGTCGAAGCTGAACTCCTCCACCAGGCGCAGTAGCCCGTCGTCCCCCTCCTCGATGCGGCTGCTGCTCTGGCCGCCCGCCTTCCCGCCGGCCTTCAGCGCGTGCGCGTACGAGATCGCCACCTGGGCGCCGTCGCGCATGCCCACGAAACGCCCGTGGGTCACGGTGTCGCCGGAGTAACTGCCCCACACCACCCCGTCAGCCTCCTGGTACAGGAACTCCGTCGGGCTGTCCGGGTCGACTGCGCTCGCGGTCGAGCTCACCATCACGAATTTGCGGCCGTTGAGATTCACGCCCGCCATCGTGACCCACATTCCCGAAATTTCAGCATCCGTCTGGACGGATCGTGAGGAGACCGGTCAATGAT
This region includes:
- a CDS encoding Lrp/AsnC family transcriptional regulator, with amino-acid sequence MSEISRNGVGGGGQPGRIGIGLELDDIHMKILEVLRENGRISVAALADRVGISRANAYTRFEALRADGAIKRFTAEIDHVRAGLGITALIFVTVRQQMWKQFRAELARMPEVEYCAITTGQHDAMIQVRVSDVAAVHTMVTDRLANIPAVKATETVFILDEVLRRPYVLPSDRDRDRDRARPARRPAQEGAQGGVPLGKMRFVGAAEGRAALRKDD
- a CDS encoding ABC transporter substrate-binding protein, with the protein product MATRSQTAAVLLAGALALAACGSGGGSQTPAASGGGGKTLVIDTSFDLKTADPGRTYEPTGLIVGKAVYETLLTFDGADVTKPVPALAESYELSKDGKILTLKLKKGATFADGSPLTADDVVFSLTRVRDMKGTPSFLLDGVEVAKTDDSTITLTSKAPNPALPYILPNPALGILNSKVAKEHGATTDAQDKAEQYLNSASAGSGPYMIESFNVSSQVTLKANPKYYGTKPAYDKVVIRNVEAATQKLNVQRGDSQIALNLSGDQVTGMPATLQVKKTASANVIFLLANQDSAISKTTTNPKFVEAVRKGVDYAGLLELAGEGSAQAPGVIPSQLLGALPADQAAKRDVEGAKAALAASGVSNPTVKLEYPSELTVNGLSFQPLAERIQANLKEVGITVDLQPAPVTTALDNYRNGKEEMGLWYWGPDYPDPSDYLAFLPGKTVGLRAGWKAGAAKEIEAAGDKAATAIGDDARKAAYVDVQTKLNASGPFVPLIQPGQNIVTAASVTGLEYHPVWTVDVADLGVK
- a CDS encoding ABC transporter permease, whose product is MSDIPGEARRGRTRRTHPLVRFLIRRILLAVLMAWGITLVTFVLTNLVPGDPVAANLGQRALGDPAIVAQWRAEHGLDKPLWEQYVLHLQGLVHGDLGTSQQSHRPVSQDLAEFVPATLELAGAAILVSLVLGVAFGVIAALRRDRLSDHALRVLSLIGISVPTFWLALVAFYVFFYRLQLTPGSGRVDAALNGAVPAVSGLQTVDALLAGRWDVFSSAVGHLVTPALVLALYTIGLLTRFTRSAVLEVLGQDYVRAARAKGLPGRVILFRYVLRSALVPIITVAGLAFGSLLSGTVLVEAIFAWPGVGQYAYKSATTLDLPAVMGVGLVVGVVYLVINLIVDVLYGVIDPRVRLQ